The proteins below are encoded in one region of Cololabis saira isolate AMF1-May2022 chromosome 11, fColSai1.1, whole genome shotgun sequence:
- the rfx3 gene encoding transcription factor RFX3 isoform X3, with protein MQTPEAGAESTSTVPLQTAVPVQPTGSTQQVPVQQQAQTVQQVQHVYPAQVQYVEENSGVYTNGNIRSYSYSEPQLYSQNSGGNYFDTQGSSSQVSTVVTSHGLTNNGGGGTGGISMGLAGGPVISNNSGTYLMDNAGPHPATQTARASPATLQWLLDNYETAEGVSLPRSTLYNHYLRHCQEQKLDPVNAASFGKLIRSIFMGLRTRRLGTRGNSKYHYYGIRVKPDSPLNRLQEDMQYMALRQQPVQQKQRFKSVQKFDAGSGDNYSSGGQNLPGAAEQTVIAQSQHHQQFLDASRALPDFVELDLGQSNSENISQEDVKALQSLYREHCEAILDVVVNLQFSLIEKLWQTFWRYSPPDTVEGATVTENSSISEIEARLPRAQLLALCRNEAVLKWMSTCDHLMYQALVEILIPDVLRPIPSALTQAIRNFAKSLEGWLNNAMNTIPQRMVQTKIAAVSAFAQTLRRYTSLNHLAQAARAVLQNTSQINQMLSDLNRVDFANVQEQASWVCQCEEGVVQHLEQDFKATLQQQSSLEQWAAWLDNVVTQVLKPFEHRPSFPRAARQFLLKWSFYSSMVIRDLTLRSAASFGSFHLIRLLYDEYMFYLVEHRVAQATGETPIGVMGEFDSLNTLSLTNIDKDETSGMDSDLEEYTEESGEPLAKREKSEHEVIQVIQVGALEDGSHPVVGVVQPGVLHSLPQPPQDHTEHILTSSTGTPTIRHCSTTGNTYASV; from the exons ATGCAGACCCCTGAAGCAGGCGCTGAATCCACCTCCACTGTCCCCCTTCAGACCGCTGTGCCTGTTCAGCCTACTGGCTCTACCCAGCAGGTGCCTGTGCAGCAGCAG GCCCAGACTGTTCAACAGGTTCAGCATGTTTACCCAGCACAGGTGCAGTATGTTGAGGAAAACAGTGGCGTCTACACCAATGGCAACAT AAGAAGCTACTCGTATTCAGAGCCACAGCTGTACAGCCAGAACAGTGGAGGGAACTACTTTGATACGCAGGGCAGCTCGTCGCAAGTGTCCACAGTAGTGACATCTCATGGCTTGACAAACAATGGAGGAGGGGGCACTGGAGGAATAAGCATGGGTCTGGCAGGGGGTCCGGTAATCAGCAACAATTCTGGGACTTACCTGATGGACAATGCCGGACCCCACCCTGCCACCCAAACGGCACGAGCCTCCCCAGCCACT CTCCAGTGGCTCCTGGACAACTACGAGACAGCAGAAGGAGTAAGTCTACCACGATCCACCCTCTACAATCATTATCTGCGCCATTGCCAGGAGCAGAAACTGGACCCTGTAAATGCAGCCTCTTTCGGCAAACTCATTCGCTCCATCTTCATGGGACTCCGTACAAGGCGCCTTGGGACGAG AGGGAACTCCAAATATCATTACTACGGTATACGTGTGAAACCAGATTCCCCGCTCAATAGGCTCCAAGAAGACATGCAGTACATGGCTCTCAGACAGCAGCCTGTTCAGCAAAAACAGAG GTTCAAGTCGGTGCAGAAGTTTGATGCGGGCTCCGGGGACAATTACTCAAGCGGAGGCCAGAACCTTCCTGGTGCGGCAGAGCAGACGGTCATTGCGCAGAGCCAGCACCACCAGCAGTTCTTGG ATGCATCACGGGCACTCCCCGACTTTGTAGAGCTGGACTTGGGACAGAGCAACTCGGAGAACATCAGCCAAGAGGATGTGAAAGCTCTCCAGTCCCTCTATAGAGAGCACTGTGAG GCTATCTTGGATGTGGTCGTTAACCTCCAGTTCAGTCTAATAGAGAAGCTGTGGCAGACGTTCTGGCGTTATTCTCCTCCTGACACTGTAGAGGGCGCCACTGTTACAGAAAACAG cagcaTAAGTGAGATTGAAGCACGTCTCCCCCGAGCTCAGCTCCTGGCACTGTGCAGAAACGAGGCAGTTCTTAAGTGGATGAGCACCTGTGACCATTTAATGTACCAGGCCCTTGTGGAGATCCTTATTCCTGATGTCCTGAGACCCATTCCCA gTGCCTTGACTCAAGCCATTCGCAACTTTGCCAAAAGCCTAGAAGGTTGGCTTAATAATGCCATGAACACCATTCCACAGAGAATGGTCCAGACCAAG ATTGCTGCTGTTAGTGCCTTTGCGCAAACATTGCGCAGATATACGTCACTGAACCACCTTGCTCAGGCGGCACGAGCTGTGTTGCAGAACACATCACAGATCAACCAGATGCTGAGTGATCTCAACCGTGTGGACTTCGCCAACGTACAG GAGCAGGCATCATGGGTGTGCCAGTGTGAGGAGGGAGTGGTACAGCACTTGGAGCAGGACTTCAAGGCCACACTGCAGCAGCAAAGCTCTCTGGAGCAGTGGGCGGCCTGGCTGGACAATGTGGTCACTCAGGTGCTCAAGCCCTTCGAGCACAGGCCCAGCTTCCCCAGGGCAGCGCGACAGTTCCTGCTTAAGTGGTCCTTCTACAG CTCTATGGTGATCAGGGACCTGACCCTGCGCAGCGCTGCCAGCTTTGGTTCGTTCCACCTGATTCGCCTGCTCTACGATGAGTACATGTTCTACCTAGTGGAACACCGTGTGGCTCAAGCCACCGGAGAGACACCCATTGGTGTAATGGGCGAG TTTGACAGCCTCAACACCTTATCCCTTACAAACATTGATAAAG atgAAACAAGTGGCATGGACAGTGATTTGGAAGAGTACACAGAAGAGTCTGGAGAACCTCTGGCTAAACGGGAGAAGTCGGAGCATGAGGTGATCCAGGTGATCCAGGTCGGGGCACTAGAGGATGGGTCCCACCCTGTGGTGGGTGTTGTTCAACCAGGTGTACTCCACTCACTGCCACAGCCCCCGCAGGACCACACGGAGCACATCCTGACCTCCTCCACTGGTACTCCCACCATCCGCCACTGCAGCACCACAGGCAACACCTATGCCTCAGTTTGA
- the rfx3 gene encoding transcription factor RFX3 isoform X2 yields the protein MQTPEAGAESTSTVPLQTAVPVQPTGSTQQVPVQQQAQTVQQVQHVYPAQVQYVEENSGVYTNGNIRSYSYSEPQLYSQNSGGNYFDTQGSSSQVSTVVTSHGLTNNGGGGTGGISMGLAGGPVISNNSGTYLMDNAGPHPATQTARASPATIEMAIETLQKSEGLSSQRSSLLNSHLQWLLDNYETAEGVSLPRSTLYNHYLRHCQEQKLDPVNAASFGKLIRSIFMGLRTRRLGTRGNSKYHYYGIRVKPDSPLNRLQEDMQYMALRQQPVQQKQRFKSVQKFDAGSGDNYSSGGQNLPGAAEQTVIAQSQHHQQFLDASRALPDFVELDLGQSNSENISQEDVKALQSLYREHCEAILDVVVNLQFSLIEKLWQTFWRYSPPDTVEGATVTENSISEIEARLPRAQLLALCRNEAVLKWMSTCDHLMYQALVEILIPDVLRPIPSALTQAIRNFAKSLEGWLNNAMNTIPQRMVQTKIAAVSAFAQTLRRYTSLNHLAQAARAVLQNTSQINQMLSDLNRVDFANVQEQASWVCQCEEGVVQHLEQDFKATLQQQSSLEQWAAWLDNVVTQVLKPFEHRPSFPRAARQFLLKWSFYSSMVIRDLTLRSAASFGSFHLIRLLYDEYMFYLVEHRVAQATGETPIGVMGEFDSLNTLSLTNIDKDETSGMDSDLEEYTEESGEPLAKREKSEHEVIQVIQVGALEDGSHPVVGVVQPGVLHSLPQPPQDHTEHILTSSTGTPTIRHCSTTGNTYASV from the exons ATGCAGACCCCTGAAGCAGGCGCTGAATCCACCTCCACTGTCCCCCTTCAGACCGCTGTGCCTGTTCAGCCTACTGGCTCTACCCAGCAGGTGCCTGTGCAGCAGCAG GCCCAGACTGTTCAACAGGTTCAGCATGTTTACCCAGCACAGGTGCAGTATGTTGAGGAAAACAGTGGCGTCTACACCAATGGCAACAT AAGAAGCTACTCGTATTCAGAGCCACAGCTGTACAGCCAGAACAGTGGAGGGAACTACTTTGATACGCAGGGCAGCTCGTCGCAAGTGTCCACAGTAGTGACATCTCATGGCTTGACAAACAATGGAGGAGGGGGCACTGGAGGAATAAGCATGGGTCTGGCAGGGGGTCCGGTAATCAGCAACAATTCTGGGACTTACCTGATGGACAATGCCGGACCCCACCCTGCCACCCAAACGGCACGAGCCTCCCCAGCCACT ATTGAAATGGCGATTGAGACgctccaaaaatctgagggtTTATCCAGTCAGAGAAGCTCACTGCTCAACAGCCAT CTCCAGTGGCTCCTGGACAACTACGAGACAGCAGAAGGAGTAAGTCTACCACGATCCACCCTCTACAATCATTATCTGCGCCATTGCCAGGAGCAGAAACTGGACCCTGTAAATGCAGCCTCTTTCGGCAAACTCATTCGCTCCATCTTCATGGGACTCCGTACAAGGCGCCTTGGGACGAG AGGGAACTCCAAATATCATTACTACGGTATACGTGTGAAACCAGATTCCCCGCTCAATAGGCTCCAAGAAGACATGCAGTACATGGCTCTCAGACAGCAGCCTGTTCAGCAAAAACAGAG GTTCAAGTCGGTGCAGAAGTTTGATGCGGGCTCCGGGGACAATTACTCAAGCGGAGGCCAGAACCTTCCTGGTGCGGCAGAGCAGACGGTCATTGCGCAGAGCCAGCACCACCAGCAGTTCTTGG ATGCATCACGGGCACTCCCCGACTTTGTAGAGCTGGACTTGGGACAGAGCAACTCGGAGAACATCAGCCAAGAGGATGTGAAAGCTCTCCAGTCCCTCTATAGAGAGCACTGTGAG GCTATCTTGGATGTGGTCGTTAACCTCCAGTTCAGTCTAATAGAGAAGCTGTGGCAGACGTTCTGGCGTTATTCTCCTCCTGACACTGTAGAGGGCGCCACTGTTACAGAAAACAG caTAAGTGAGATTGAAGCACGTCTCCCCCGAGCTCAGCTCCTGGCACTGTGCAGAAACGAGGCAGTTCTTAAGTGGATGAGCACCTGTGACCATTTAATGTACCAGGCCCTTGTGGAGATCCTTATTCCTGATGTCCTGAGACCCATTCCCA gTGCCTTGACTCAAGCCATTCGCAACTTTGCCAAAAGCCTAGAAGGTTGGCTTAATAATGCCATGAACACCATTCCACAGAGAATGGTCCAGACCAAG ATTGCTGCTGTTAGTGCCTTTGCGCAAACATTGCGCAGATATACGTCACTGAACCACCTTGCTCAGGCGGCACGAGCTGTGTTGCAGAACACATCACAGATCAACCAGATGCTGAGTGATCTCAACCGTGTGGACTTCGCCAACGTACAG GAGCAGGCATCATGGGTGTGCCAGTGTGAGGAGGGAGTGGTACAGCACTTGGAGCAGGACTTCAAGGCCACACTGCAGCAGCAAAGCTCTCTGGAGCAGTGGGCGGCCTGGCTGGACAATGTGGTCACTCAGGTGCTCAAGCCCTTCGAGCACAGGCCCAGCTTCCCCAGGGCAGCGCGACAGTTCCTGCTTAAGTGGTCCTTCTACAG CTCTATGGTGATCAGGGACCTGACCCTGCGCAGCGCTGCCAGCTTTGGTTCGTTCCACCTGATTCGCCTGCTCTACGATGAGTACATGTTCTACCTAGTGGAACACCGTGTGGCTCAAGCCACCGGAGAGACACCCATTGGTGTAATGGGCGAG TTTGACAGCCTCAACACCTTATCCCTTACAAACATTGATAAAG atgAAACAAGTGGCATGGACAGTGATTTGGAAGAGTACACAGAAGAGTCTGGAGAACCTCTGGCTAAACGGGAGAAGTCGGAGCATGAGGTGATCCAGGTGATCCAGGTCGGGGCACTAGAGGATGGGTCCCACCCTGTGGTGGGTGTTGTTCAACCAGGTGTACTCCACTCACTGCCACAGCCCCCGCAGGACCACACGGAGCACATCCTGACCTCCTCCACTGGTACTCCCACCATCCGCCACTGCAGCACCACAGGCAACACCTATGCCTCAGTTTGA
- the rfx3 gene encoding transcription factor RFX3 isoform X1: protein MQTPEAGAESTSTVPLQTAVPVQPTGSTQQVPVQQQAQTVQQVQHVYPAQVQYVEENSGVYTNGNIRSYSYSEPQLYSQNSGGNYFDTQGSSSQVSTVVTSHGLTNNGGGGTGGISMGLAGGPVISNNSGTYLMDNAGPHPATQTARASPATIEMAIETLQKSEGLSSQRSSLLNSHLQWLLDNYETAEGVSLPRSTLYNHYLRHCQEQKLDPVNAASFGKLIRSIFMGLRTRRLGTRGNSKYHYYGIRVKPDSPLNRLQEDMQYMALRQQPVQQKQRFKSVQKFDAGSGDNYSSGGQNLPGAAEQTVIAQSQHHQQFLDASRALPDFVELDLGQSNSENISQEDVKALQSLYREHCEAILDVVVNLQFSLIEKLWQTFWRYSPPDTVEGATVTENSSISEIEARLPRAQLLALCRNEAVLKWMSTCDHLMYQALVEILIPDVLRPIPSALTQAIRNFAKSLEGWLNNAMNTIPQRMVQTKIAAVSAFAQTLRRYTSLNHLAQAARAVLQNTSQINQMLSDLNRVDFANVQEQASWVCQCEEGVVQHLEQDFKATLQQQSSLEQWAAWLDNVVTQVLKPFEHRPSFPRAARQFLLKWSFYSSMVIRDLTLRSAASFGSFHLIRLLYDEYMFYLVEHRVAQATGETPIGVMGEFDSLNTLSLTNIDKDETSGMDSDLEEYTEESGEPLAKREKSEHEVIQVIQVGALEDGSHPVVGVVQPGVLHSLPQPPQDHTEHILTSSTGTPTIRHCSTTGNTYASV from the exons ATGCAGACCCCTGAAGCAGGCGCTGAATCCACCTCCACTGTCCCCCTTCAGACCGCTGTGCCTGTTCAGCCTACTGGCTCTACCCAGCAGGTGCCTGTGCAGCAGCAG GCCCAGACTGTTCAACAGGTTCAGCATGTTTACCCAGCACAGGTGCAGTATGTTGAGGAAAACAGTGGCGTCTACACCAATGGCAACAT AAGAAGCTACTCGTATTCAGAGCCACAGCTGTACAGCCAGAACAGTGGAGGGAACTACTTTGATACGCAGGGCAGCTCGTCGCAAGTGTCCACAGTAGTGACATCTCATGGCTTGACAAACAATGGAGGAGGGGGCACTGGAGGAATAAGCATGGGTCTGGCAGGGGGTCCGGTAATCAGCAACAATTCTGGGACTTACCTGATGGACAATGCCGGACCCCACCCTGCCACCCAAACGGCACGAGCCTCCCCAGCCACT ATTGAAATGGCGATTGAGACgctccaaaaatctgagggtTTATCCAGTCAGAGAAGCTCACTGCTCAACAGCCAT CTCCAGTGGCTCCTGGACAACTACGAGACAGCAGAAGGAGTAAGTCTACCACGATCCACCCTCTACAATCATTATCTGCGCCATTGCCAGGAGCAGAAACTGGACCCTGTAAATGCAGCCTCTTTCGGCAAACTCATTCGCTCCATCTTCATGGGACTCCGTACAAGGCGCCTTGGGACGAG AGGGAACTCCAAATATCATTACTACGGTATACGTGTGAAACCAGATTCCCCGCTCAATAGGCTCCAAGAAGACATGCAGTACATGGCTCTCAGACAGCAGCCTGTTCAGCAAAAACAGAG GTTCAAGTCGGTGCAGAAGTTTGATGCGGGCTCCGGGGACAATTACTCAAGCGGAGGCCAGAACCTTCCTGGTGCGGCAGAGCAGACGGTCATTGCGCAGAGCCAGCACCACCAGCAGTTCTTGG ATGCATCACGGGCACTCCCCGACTTTGTAGAGCTGGACTTGGGACAGAGCAACTCGGAGAACATCAGCCAAGAGGATGTGAAAGCTCTCCAGTCCCTCTATAGAGAGCACTGTGAG GCTATCTTGGATGTGGTCGTTAACCTCCAGTTCAGTCTAATAGAGAAGCTGTGGCAGACGTTCTGGCGTTATTCTCCTCCTGACACTGTAGAGGGCGCCACTGTTACAGAAAACAG cagcaTAAGTGAGATTGAAGCACGTCTCCCCCGAGCTCAGCTCCTGGCACTGTGCAGAAACGAGGCAGTTCTTAAGTGGATGAGCACCTGTGACCATTTAATGTACCAGGCCCTTGTGGAGATCCTTATTCCTGATGTCCTGAGACCCATTCCCA gTGCCTTGACTCAAGCCATTCGCAACTTTGCCAAAAGCCTAGAAGGTTGGCTTAATAATGCCATGAACACCATTCCACAGAGAATGGTCCAGACCAAG ATTGCTGCTGTTAGTGCCTTTGCGCAAACATTGCGCAGATATACGTCACTGAACCACCTTGCTCAGGCGGCACGAGCTGTGTTGCAGAACACATCACAGATCAACCAGATGCTGAGTGATCTCAACCGTGTGGACTTCGCCAACGTACAG GAGCAGGCATCATGGGTGTGCCAGTGTGAGGAGGGAGTGGTACAGCACTTGGAGCAGGACTTCAAGGCCACACTGCAGCAGCAAAGCTCTCTGGAGCAGTGGGCGGCCTGGCTGGACAATGTGGTCACTCAGGTGCTCAAGCCCTTCGAGCACAGGCCCAGCTTCCCCAGGGCAGCGCGACAGTTCCTGCTTAAGTGGTCCTTCTACAG CTCTATGGTGATCAGGGACCTGACCCTGCGCAGCGCTGCCAGCTTTGGTTCGTTCCACCTGATTCGCCTGCTCTACGATGAGTACATGTTCTACCTAGTGGAACACCGTGTGGCTCAAGCCACCGGAGAGACACCCATTGGTGTAATGGGCGAG TTTGACAGCCTCAACACCTTATCCCTTACAAACATTGATAAAG atgAAACAAGTGGCATGGACAGTGATTTGGAAGAGTACACAGAAGAGTCTGGAGAACCTCTGGCTAAACGGGAGAAGTCGGAGCATGAGGTGATCCAGGTGATCCAGGTCGGGGCACTAGAGGATGGGTCCCACCCTGTGGTGGGTGTTGTTCAACCAGGTGTACTCCACTCACTGCCACAGCCCCCGCAGGACCACACGGAGCACATCCTGACCTCCTCCACTGGTACTCCCACCATCCGCCACTGCAGCACCACAGGCAACACCTATGCCTCAGTTTGA